One stretch of Helicobacter jaachi DNA includes these proteins:
- a CDS encoding glycosyltransferase family 4 protein, with translation MQTLGLPSLAYTYFAISFIISFVLCVGIIFLTKYFKIFMDSGTSHKPQRFHTRATPRAGGIGIFVAFCVMCAHLYDESAIIILGCGVIFASGLIEDFSGQLSPKVRLVMQCIAAFGLCALLDVMLRDLSIGVMLPYVIALCFSTFALVGVSNAINIIDGFNGLASGVCMLVLAGIVYVAYDVGDMQIYYCALAILGAILGFFVCNFPFGRIFLGDGGAYFLGFILGFLLMCLTQRHSEAVSAFFGLSIMIYPIYEVVFSIWRRKRFGANATKPDSLHLHTLIFRVLKRNAMTSSTLLMLYMPFVCFSIIFYANTGALMCEIAVFTLLYTLVYKQLKAKTH, from the coding sequence ATGCAGACATTGGGCTTGCCCTCCTTGGCATATACATACTTTGCTATAAGTTTTATTATAAGTTTTGTGCTGTGCGTGGGCATTATTTTTCTCACCAAATATTTTAAGATTTTTATGGATAGTGGCACTTCGCATAAGCCTCAACGCTTCCATACACGCGCTACGCCACGTGCTGGAGGGATTGGCATTTTTGTAGCATTTTGCGTGATGTGTGCGCATTTGTATGATGAGAGTGCAATTATTATACTAGGCTGCGGAGTTATCTTTGCAAGCGGACTTATAGAGGATTTTAGTGGGCAGTTATCACCAAAAGTGCGGCTTGTCATGCAGTGTATTGCTGCTTTTGGGCTTTGCGCGCTGCTTGATGTGATGTTAAGAGATTTGTCAATAGGTGTTATGCTGCCTTATGTTATCGCGCTATGCTTTAGCACCTTTGCTTTAGTCGGGGTGAGTAATGCCATAAATATTATCGATGGCTTTAATGGGCTAGCAAGTGGCGTGTGTATGCTGGTCCTTGCAGGTATTGTGTATGTGGCGTATGATGTGGGGGATATGCAAATTTATTATTGCGCTTTAGCGATTTTGGGCGCGATTTTGGGCTTTTTTGTGTGCAATTTTCCCTTTGGGCGTATATTTTTAGGAGATGGAGGAGCGTATTTTTTAGGCTTTATTTTGGGCTTTTTGCTTATGTGTCTCACTCAAAGACACAGTGAGGCTGTAAGTGCCTTCTTTGGGCTTTCTATCATGATTTACCCAATCTACGAGGTGGTGTTCTCCATATGGCGGCGCAAGAGGTTTGGAGCAAATGCTACAAAGCCCGATAGCTTGCACTTACACACGCTTATTTTTAGAGTGCTTAAACGCAATGCTATGACTTCAAGCACACTTTTAATGCTTTATATGCCTTTTGTGTGTTTCAGCATTATTTTTTATGCAAACACAGGCGCGCTTATGTGTGAAATTGCGGTATTTACGCTACTTTACACGCTTGTATATAAACAACTAAAGGCAAAAACGCACTAA
- a CDS encoding type II toxin-antitoxin system YafQ family toxin, whose amino-acid sequence MAKFELLQTKLFRKEYKKLSSRLKDEVDKVLEKLENGETLESKHKDHGLSGNLSGLRDCHVRFDLVLIYQKDGQNLIITAMRINTHSEIFKK is encoded by the coding sequence ATGGCGAAATTTGAGCTACTTCAAACAAAACTTTTTCGCAAAGAATACAAAAAGCTTAGCTCAAGACTAAAAGATGAAGTCGATAAGGTTTTAGAAAAGCTAGAAAATGGCGAAACTTTAGAATCTAAACATAAAGACCACGGGTTAAGTGGGAATCTTAGCGGTTTAAGGGACTGCCATGTGAGGTTTGATTTAGTTTTAATCTATCAAAAAGATGGGCAAAATTTAATTATCACCGCTATGCGTATAAATACTCATAGTGAGATTTTTAAGAAATAA
- a CDS encoding Gfo/Idh/MocA family protein has protein sequence MDKPIRIALFGIGKMEQNHLRILNMLKNVEIAFLYDTNLELCQSLSKAFDIKILENLDTDLKSCDGAIIVTPTFTHFDYINKVSDYVKNIFVEKPLTNTLESTQVIVNLAREKHLNIQVGFIERYNPAVLTLKHILAHNNHKIINIDFIRTNKMSSRITDCDVVIDLMIHDVDLALSINGDVRDIYAHGVVIGDMIEYARACIIHTNGSFSNIVASRITEKRRRQISITTESEYIDCNLLRKEVFVDKQSVEQRLDNVSISANTETIEVRGQESLLSELIDFVNMCKNMPSVNGNRPNQDDGMRAMQIAHKIQDIIHSQAKQGVK, from the coding sequence ATGGATAAGCCAATTAGAATAGCCCTTTTTGGCATAGGCAAAATGGAGCAAAATCATTTGAGAATCTTAAACATGCTCAAAAATGTAGAAATTGCCTTTTTGTATGATACAAACCTAGAATTATGCCAAAGTTTAAGCAAAGCCTTTGATATTAAAATACTAGAAAATCTTGATACAGATTTAAAAAGCTGCGATGGTGCTATTATCGTAACGCCCACTTTTACGCATTTTGATTACATAAATAAAGTGAGCGATTATGTCAAAAATATTTTTGTTGAAAAGCCCCTCACTAATACTTTAGAATCTACGCAAGTTATTGTTAATCTCGCGCGCGAAAAGCACTTAAATATACAAGTAGGCTTTATTGAGCGTTACAATCCTGCAGTACTGACACTTAAGCATATTTTGGCACACAATAATCATAAGATTATTAATATTGATTTTATCCGCACAAATAAGATGAGTTCGCGCATTACAGACTGCGATGTGGTGATTGATTTAATGATACACGATGTGGATTTGGCTCTAAGCATAAATGGCGATGTGCGGGATATTTACGCGCATGGCGTGGTTATAGGCGATATGATAGAGTATGCTAGAGCGTGCATTATCCACACTAATGGCTCATTTTCCAATATCGTAGCCAGTCGCATTACCGAAAAGCGCCGCAGGCAAATTAGTATCACTACAGAAAGTGAGTATATTGATTGTAATTTGTTGCGCAAAGAAGTATTTGTGGATAAGCAAAGTGTCGAGCAGCGATTGGATAATGTCTCAATTAGCGCAAATACCGAGACTATTGAGGTAAGAGGACAAGAATCGCTACTTTCAGAACTCATAGACTTTGTGAATATGTGTAAGAATATGCCATCTGTAAATGGCAATCGCCCCAATCAAGACGATGGCATGAGGGCTATGCAAATCGCCCATAAAATTCAAGATATTATTCATTCCCAAGCAAAGCAGGGAGTTAAATAG
- a CDS encoding DegT/DnrJ/EryC1/StrS family aminotransferase: MEFINLKAQYKHYKAQIDTAIQAVLDSSQFIMGSAVADVESSLAAYTDSKHAIACSSGTDALILALLALEVKAGDEIITSPFSFIASVEAIMLLGAKPVFVDIDEKTYNLDSTKLAAALTPRTKAIIPVSIFGQMADMASINAIALAHNIAVIEDGAQSFGASQMQNGKLVKSCNASPMATTSFFPSKPLGCYGDGGAVFVSDDALAHKIRCLLNHGQTKRYEHSFIGLNARLDALQAAVLSVKLKFLDDEIQKRQKIAQIYNTSLKNVITPFIAQGNISAYAQYSIRAKNRSQLILSLEKAKIPYAVHYPIALHLQEVVCKQYQYKRGDFPISEMVCDEILSLPFSPFLTDEEQARVIEVVNG, from the coding sequence ATGGAATTTATTAATCTTAAAGCGCAGTATAAGCATTACAAAGCACAAATTGACACAGCCATACAAGCAGTCTTAGACTCTTCGCAATTCATTATGGGTAGTGCGGTGGCAGATGTAGAATCTAGCCTAGCTGCTTATACAGATTCAAAGCATGCTATTGCTTGCAGCAGTGGGACAGACGCACTTATTTTAGCACTTTTGGCACTTGAGGTAAAAGCAGGCGATGAAATTATCACTTCTCCATTTAGCTTTATTGCAAGTGTGGAGGCAATTATGCTACTGGGCGCAAAGCCCGTGTTTGTAGATATTGATGAGAAAACCTACAATCTTGATAGCACAAAGCTCGCCGCTGCGCTTACTCCACGCACAAAGGCGATTATCCCTGTGTCTATTTTTGGGCAAATGGCGGATATGGCAAGCATTAATGCCATTGCCCTAGCGCATAATATTGCTGTAATTGAAGATGGTGCGCAAAGCTTTGGAGCAAGCCAAATGCAAAATGGCAAGCTTGTTAAATCTTGCAATGCAAGTCCCATGGCTACAACAAGCTTTTTCCCTAGCAAGCCTTTGGGCTGCTATGGCGATGGTGGGGCGGTTTTTGTAAGTGATGATGCTCTAGCGCATAAAATACGATGTTTGCTTAATCATGGTCAAACAAAGCGATACGAGCATAGCTTTATAGGGCTTAATGCGCGCCTTGATGCGCTCCAAGCAGCAGTGCTTAGCGTGAAACTTAAATTTTTAGATGATGAAATACAAAAAAGACAAAAAATTGCCCAAATATACAATACTTCACTCAAAAATGTCATCACGCCTTTTATTGCACAGGGCAATATAAGCGCGTATGCGCAGTATTCTATCCGCGCTAAAAATCGCTCACAACTCATACTATCTTTAGAAAAAGCCAAGATTCCATACGCGGTGCATTATCCTATTGCACTGCACTTGCAAGAAGTGGTCTGCAAGCAGTATCAGTATAAGAGAGGGGATTTCCCCATAAGCGAAATGGTGTGCGATGAGATTCTATCCCTGCCATTTAGCCCATTCCTCACAGACGAGGAGCAAGCACGAGTGATAGAGGTAGTCAATGGATAA
- a CDS encoding shikimate kinase, producing MENIVLIGFMGSGKTTIGREIALLGGRFLLDTDNLIEQNMGKSVREIFQSVGESGFRRIESQLILWISANVKNAVIATGGGMPIYNDVSYLGRVFWLDVGFEQICERLNARQREQRPLFADMTKARRLYHERKDIYEKQAKYVVGGGGSPVEIAREIVACVDKAE from the coding sequence TTGGAAAATATTGTCTTAATTGGTTTTATGGGCAGTGGGAAAACCACCATCGGCAGGGAGATTGCGCTACTTGGAGGGCGTTTTTTGCTTGATACAGATAACTTAATTGAACAGAATATGGGCAAAAGTGTGAGGGAGATTTTTCAATCTGTGGGGGAGAGTGGGTTTCGTCGTATAGAATCTCAACTGATTTTGTGGATTTCTGCTAATGTCAAAAATGCTGTGATTGCCACAGGCGGAGGTATGCCTATTTATAATGATGTGAGTTATTTGGGGCGTGTGTTTTGGCTTGATGTGGGCTTTGAGCAAATTTGTGAGCGGCTAAATGCCAGACAAAGGGAGCAAAGACCGCTTTTTGCGGATATGACAAAGGCAAGAAGACTTTATCATGAGCGCAAAGATATATACGAAAAGCAGGCCAAATATGTCGTAGGTGGAGGAGGCTCGCCTGTGGAGATTGCGCGAGAGATTGTGGCTTGCGTGGATAAAGCGGAGTAG
- a CDS encoding AMIN domain-containing protein, producing the protein MKKLIYLWLCAGLLVARENPFQSVITPKAEEHKPPSLHQEPLSSIDFVLPSTARILKNVQITYQNLDGSIEQKTIQLDESIDWHYPLSILQKAQGAKYSAENRFKLGEFELVVNQSAIFIATRKKMLRDFVLPEPYRLVLDIEGVTNNEHQKITLNKKYFSDAEISTHEGFYRISIGLDGRYKHIITPQRDGFVITLE; encoded by the coding sequence GTGAAGAAATTAATATATTTATGGCTTTGTGCGGGCTTGCTTGTTGCTAGAGAAAATCCTTTTCAATCTGTGATTACACCAAAAGCAGAAGAGCATAAGCCGCCAAGCCTACATCAAGAGCCACTTTCAAGCATTGATTTTGTCCTGCCTAGCACAGCTAGAATCTTAAAAAATGTGCAAATTACTTACCAAAACCTTGATGGCTCCATTGAGCAGAAAACTATCCAGCTTGATGAGAGCATTGATTGGCACTACCCTTTGTCAATACTCCAAAAAGCTCAAGGTGCGAAATACAGCGCAGAAAATCGCTTTAAGTTAGGCGAATTTGAACTTGTAGTTAATCAAAGCGCTATTTTTATCGCCACGCGCAAAAAAATGCTGCGCGATTTTGTTTTGCCAGAGCCTTATCGGCTCGTGCTTGATATTGAGGGCGTAACAAATAATGAGCATCAAAAAATTACGCTCAACAAAAAGTATTTTAGCGATGCGGAAATATCCACACATGAGGGATTTTATAGAATCTCCATAGGGCTTGATGGGCGCTATAAGCATATTATCACGCCTCAACGCGATGGATTTGTGATTACTTTGGAGTAA
- the eno gene encoding phosphopyruvate hydratase yields the protein MVYIEAMDAHEVLDSRGNPTVRAMVRLSDGTRAAAIVPSGASTGKREALELRDGDKERYLGKGVLNACANIRTEIATQLNGVSPYDQSKIDLILKKIDGTDNYSKLGANAALGVSMAIARASAQSLRLPLYRYLGGSNALTLPVPMLNIINGGSHADNTVDFQEYMIMPLGFDSFAEALRAATEVYHHLKVILKDSGHITSIGDEGGFAPNLKNNEEPIEVILKAIEKAGYKPLEQIAIALDVASSELVEKGGKYNLAGEGKVLDSAGMIEYYEHLVAKYPIVSIEDGLSEDDWEGWKLLTQKLGHKIQLVGDDLFVTNKKILQEGIDKNIANAILIKPNQIGSVSETMQSVRLAQRNNYKCVMSHRSGESEDAFIADFAVALNTGEIKTGSTARSERIAKYNRLLEIEREVSDTEYIGRTLLKR from the coding sequence ATGGTATATATTGAAGCAATGGACGCACATGAGGTGCTAGATAGTCGGGGTAATCCCACCGTTAGGGCAATGGTTAGGCTAAGTGATGGCACGCGCGCAGCTGCTATCGTGCCAAGTGGGGCAAGCACAGGCAAAAGAGAGGCTTTAGAACTGCGCGATGGCGATAAAGAGCGGTATTTAGGTAAAGGTGTGCTTAATGCTTGTGCGAATATTAGAACAGAAATCGCTACGCAGCTTAATGGTGTCTCTCCTTATGACCAAAGCAAAATTGATTTAATTCTAAAAAAAATTGATGGCACGGATAATTATTCTAAACTTGGCGCAAATGCGGCTTTGGGCGTGAGTATGGCGATTGCTAGAGCAAGCGCACAATCTTTGAGATTGCCTCTATATCGATATTTGGGTGGGAGCAATGCGCTTACATTACCAGTGCCTATGCTCAATATTATTAATGGAGGCAGTCATGCCGATAATACGGTGGATTTTCAAGAATATATGATTATGCCTCTTGGCTTTGATAGCTTTGCTGAAGCCTTGCGCGCCGCAACTGAAGTCTATCATCATCTTAAAGTAATCTTAAAAGATAGCGGGCATATTACTAGCATTGGCGATGAGGGCGGCTTTGCCCCTAATTTAAAAAATAATGAAGAGCCTATTGAAGTTATCCTAAAAGCCATAGAAAAAGCGGGCTATAAGCCGCTAGAGCAAATCGCTATCGCGCTTGATGTCGCTAGCAGTGAGCTTGTGGAAAAAGGTGGGAAATATAATCTCGCAGGAGAAGGCAAAGTGCTTGATAGCGCGGGTATGATTGAGTATTATGAGCATCTGGTGGCAAAATATCCCATTGTGTCTATAGAAGATGGGCTAAGCGAAGATGATTGGGAGGGGTGGAAGCTCCTTACCCAAAAGCTTGGGCATAAGATTCAGCTTGTGGGCGATGATTTATTTGTAACAAATAAAAAAATCTTGCAAGAGGGCATTGATAAAAATATCGCTAATGCTATTTTAATAAAGCCTAATCAAATTGGCAGCGTGAGTGAAACTATGCAAAGCGTGCGTTTAGCACAGCGCAATAATTATAAATGCGTAATGAGCCATCGTAGCGGAGAGAGTGAAGATGCCTTTATCGCTGATTTTGCTGTAGCACTTAATACAGGCGAGATTAAAACAGGCTCAACAGCGCGCAGTGAGCGTATCGCAAAATATAACCGACTGCTTGAAATTGAGCGAGAAGTGAGCGATACAGAGTACATTGGTAGAACTTTACTTAAAAGATGA
- the recA gene encoding recombinase RecA, with protein MVDEKKQKAIELALKQIDKAFGKGALVRLGDKQVEKIDSISTGSLGLDMALGIGGVPKGRIIEIYGPESSGKTTLSLQIVAECQRNGGICAFIDAEHALDVYYAKRLGVDTENLLVSQPDTGEQALEILETLTRSGAVDLIVIDSVAALTPKAEIEGDMGDQHVGLQARLMSHALRKITGVLHKMNATLIFINQIRMKIGTMGYGSPETTTGGNALKFYASVRIDVRRIATLKQNEQQVGNRTKAKVVKNKVAPPFREAEFDIMFGEGISKEGEIIDYGIKLDIIDKSGAWLSYNDKKLGQGRENAKLLLKEDKALAEEITAKIKEQIGSKDEILPLPDEPESEV; from the coding sequence ATGGTAGATGAGAAAAAGCAAAAGGCAATAGAGCTAGCCCTCAAGCAAATCGATAAAGCATTTGGCAAGGGTGCTTTGGTGCGCTTAGGCGATAAACAAGTAGAGAAAATCGATAGTATCTCCACAGGCTCGCTAGGGCTTGATATGGCTTTGGGCATTGGCGGCGTGCCTAAAGGAAGGATTATTGAGATTTATGGTCCAGAATCTAGCGGCAAAACAACGCTAAGCTTGCAAATTGTTGCAGAATGCCAAAGAAATGGCGGTATTTGCGCCTTTATTGACGCAGAGCACGCCCTAGATGTGTATTATGCAAAGCGTTTGGGCGTGGATACAGAAAATCTGCTTGTATCCCAGCCTGATACAGGCGAGCAGGCATTAGAGATTTTAGAAACACTCACACGCAGCGGGGCTGTGGATTTAATCGTTATAGATTCTGTAGCAGCCCTTACTCCAAAAGCAGAGATTGAGGGCGATATGGGCGACCAGCATGTAGGATTACAAGCGCGCCTTATGAGCCATGCGCTGCGCAAAATTACAGGCGTGCTGCATAAAATGAATGCGACATTAATTTTTATTAATCAAATTCGTATGAAAATTGGCACAATGGGCTATGGCAGCCCTGAAACAACTACAGGGGGCAACGCGCTAAAATTTTATGCTAGTGTGCGCATTGATGTGCGCCGCATTGCTACTTTAAAGCAAAATGAACAGCAAGTTGGCAATCGCACAAAGGCAAAAGTAGTCAAAAACAAAGTAGCTCCGCCATTTCGAGAGGCTGAATTTGATATTATGTTTGGTGAGGGCATTAGCAAGGAGGGTGAGATTATTGATTATGGCATTAAGCTTGATATTATCGATAAAAGCGGTGCGTGGCTAAGTTATAATGACAAAAAGCTAGGGCAAGGGCGCGAGAATGCAAAGCTGCTTTTGAAAGAAGATAAGGCTTTGGCTGAAGAGATTACAGCAAAGATTAAAGAGCAAATTGGCTCTAAAGATGAGATTTTACCTTTGCCAGATGAGCCAGAATCTGAAGTGTAG
- a CDS encoding menaquinone biosynthesis family protein, whose amino-acid sequence MLSVAHSPDADDLFMYYAIVFGWVDSTNLRFSNVAKDIESLNVAAIRGEYDISAISFALYPHIAQDYALLRTGVSFGNGYGPKLIKQKGKSLKQHFKVALSGQHTTNAMIFKMAYPHARIIYKHFLDIESSVLNGEVDAGVLIHESILNFSPKLEVEAEIWDIWQDLNKQNLPLPLGGMALRRSLTLTTAIECEQMLTKAVQLAVHNKYILSQMLLERGIIRVNEQELETYLNLYANADSISMSEIELRALDKLFELGYNAHFYPQCINAQDYLIPTEYTSLRFT is encoded by the coding sequence ATGCTAAGTGTCGCGCATAGCCCTGATGCAGATGATTTATTTATGTATTATGCCATTGTTTTTGGGTGGGTAGATTCTACAAACTTACGTTTTAGCAATGTTGCAAAGGATATTGAGAGTTTAAATGTTGCAGCCATACGCGGTGAATATGATATTAGCGCCATTTCATTTGCCCTATATCCGCATATTGCGCAAGATTACGCGCTTTTGCGCACGGGAGTGAGCTTTGGCAATGGCTATGGACCAAAACTTATTAAGCAAAAAGGTAAAAGTTTAAAGCAACATTTTAAAGTCGCGCTAAGTGGGCAGCACACGACAAATGCGATGATTTTTAAAATGGCGTATCCTCATGCGCGCATTATTTATAAGCATTTTCTTGATATAGAATCTAGCGTGTTAAATGGCGAGGTAGATGCGGGCGTGCTTATTCATGAATCTATTTTAAACTTTAGCCCTAAGCTTGAGGTGGAAGCTGAAATATGGGATATTTGGCAGGATTTAAATAAACAAAATCTCCCCTTGCCTCTAGGCGGTATGGCTTTGCGCCGCTCTTTAACGCTCACAACTGCCATAGAATGCGAGCAAATGCTCACAAAAGCTGTGCAATTAGCTGTGCATAATAAATATATCCTTAGTCAAATGTTGCTTGAGCGAGGCATTATCCGCGTGAATGAACAAGAGCTTGAGACTTATCTTAATCTTTATGCCAACGCAGATTCTATATCCATGAGTGAAATCGAGCTGCGCGCGCTAGATAAGCTGTTTGAGCTAGGGTATAATGCGCACTTTTATCCGCAGTGTATAAATGCACAAGATTATCTTATCCCTACAGAATACACCTCTTTGCGTTTTACATAA
- a CDS encoding AI-2E family transporter: MTFFWIVFGVSAYVMYFVYAAYLMDILIAFLLYIATYGLNNWLSKYIKYPSICALISVCFLILLLVVPLFFLIKTTISTATELNPTAFSAFVDGSKEQILSLFTSFPEIESKLRDILSSISASSILSYMLNFSSQLGKSSLDFMIDTGFIVVFLFFFFLYGKQAYEYIMELIPFDNIQTADVLDEVTSVVKVVFYTSLVNIILQGAAFGVMIAFFGYDGVFFGMLYGLSSIVPIVGGGLVWLPLAGYEFYLGNTQNALIIALYALIVCAVIIDNIIKPFLIGIINKKVLKTSVHINELLIFFAILAGLTSFGFWGIIIGPAITALFISLLRIYRKQIAPYQRQSLKK, encoded by the coding sequence ATGACATTTTTTTGGATAGTGTTTGGCGTAAGCGCGTATGTGATGTATTTTGTATATGCGGCATATCTTATGGATATTCTTATTGCCTTTTTGCTTTATATCGCTACTTATGGCTTAAATAATTGGCTCTCAAAATACATTAAATACCCTTCCATTTGCGCGCTTATTAGCGTATGCTTTCTCATTCTTTTGCTTGTGGTGCCGCTCTTTTTTTTGATAAAAACCACTATTTCTACAGCCACCGAGCTTAATCCCACTGCTTTTAGCGCATTTGTTGATGGGAGCAAGGAGCAGATTCTATCCTTATTCACTTCATTTCCAGAGATAGAATCTAAATTGCGCGATATTTTAAGCAGCATTTCTGCTTCATCGATTTTAAGCTATATGCTTAATTTCAGCTCACAGCTTGGCAAATCAAGCCTAGATTTTATGATAGATACGGGCTTTATTGTGGTATTTTTATTCTTTTTCTTTCTCTATGGCAAGCAGGCGTATGAATACATTATGGAGCTTATACCTTTTGATAATATCCAAACCGCAGATGTGCTTGATGAAGTAACTAGCGTAGTTAAAGTGGTGTTTTACACTTCGCTTGTAAATATTATCCTGCAGGGTGCTGCCTTTGGCGTGATGATAGCGTTTTTTGGCTATGATGGAGTGTTTTTTGGTATGCTCTATGGGCTTTCATCAATCGTGCCAATAGTTGGCGGTGGGCTAGTGTGGCTGCCTTTGGCTGGATATGAATTTTATTTGGGCAATACGCAAAATGCACTTATCATCGCCCTATATGCGCTTATTGTGTGCGCGGTGATTATTGATAATATCATTAAGCCATTCCTCATAGGCATTATCAATAAAAAAGTGCTTAAAACTTCGGTGCATATTAATGAACTACTCATCTTTTTTGCTATTTTAGCCGGGCTTACAAGCTTTGGATTCTGGGGAATTATCATCGGTCCAGCCATTACAGCACTTTTTATCTCCCTGCTTAGAATCTACCGCAAGCAAATCGCGCCCTATCAAAGACAATCGCTTAAAAAGTAG
- a CDS encoding O-acetylhomoserine aminocarboxypropyltransferase/cysteine synthase family protein has product MANLPHNNFSQDTLALHAGYHYDSQRTMSVPIYQSTAYSFESLAQAAARFGLKELGNIYTRLSNPTTDVLGARLAAVEGGVFGVPTASGTAAIFYAIVNCAQAGDNIVYANKIYGGTQTLFVHTLKRFNIEARVFDIDNIEASLESAIDSNTKAIFFESISNPQISIADTELITRIAKKHKIISICDNTVATAFLHKPFAYGVDISVHSLSKYVNGQGSALGGAIIERAGLNELIKNNPRYPAFNTPDESYHGLIYADLPLPIFSIRILTEWLRNVGATLSPHSAWILLQGLETLELRIKRHSSSALKIAEFLESHPKVKSVSYPALSSNPYKKLLTKYYTDAQASGLISFEAKSFEDAQHICNSTHIFAMVVNIGDSKSLIIHPASTTHSQLSTQELQSAGITPCTVRLSIGLESADDLINDLKQALG; this is encoded by the coding sequence ATGGCAAATTTACCTCATAATAATTTTTCACAAGACACACTTGCGTTACACGCGGGCTATCATTATGATTCACAGCGCACAATGAGCGTGCCAATCTATCAAAGCACAGCTTATAGTTTTGAAAGTCTCGCTCAAGCCGCTGCACGCTTTGGTTTAAAGGAATTAGGCAATATCTACACGCGTTTATCTAATCCTACCACCGATGTGCTAGGCGCGCGCTTAGCAGCAGTAGAGGGGGGAGTGTTTGGCGTGCCTACAGCAAGCGGAACGGCAGCTATTTTTTATGCGATTGTTAATTGCGCGCAAGCGGGCGATAATATCGTGTATGCTAATAAAATTTATGGCGGCACGCAAACGCTTTTTGTGCATACCTTGAAGCGATTTAATATAGAGGCTAGGGTGTTTGATATTGATAATATCGAGGCTAGTTTAGAATCTGCGATAGATTCTAACACAAAGGCTATCTTTTTTGAGAGCATTTCTAATCCTCAAATTAGTATCGCTGATACAGAGCTTATCACGCGCATTGCTAAGAAACATAAAATCATTAGCATTTGTGATAATACCGTTGCTACAGCGTTTTTGCATAAGCCTTTTGCCTATGGTGTGGATATTAGCGTGCATAGTTTGAGTAAGTATGTAAATGGGCAAGGCAGCGCGCTAGGTGGGGCAATCATAGAGCGTGCGGGCTTAAATGAGCTTATTAAAAATAATCCACGCTATCCAGCGTTTAATACCCCTGATGAAAGCTATCATGGGCTTATCTATGCGGATTTGCCCTTGCCTATTTTCAGCATTCGCATTCTTACAGAGTGGCTAAGGAATGTGGGCGCGACACTCTCTCCACATTCTGCGTGGATTTTACTGCAGGGCTTAGAGACTTTAGAGCTACGCATAAAGCGGCATTCAAGCAGTGCGCTTAAAATTGCAGAATTTTTAGAATCTCACCCAAAAGTGAAAAGCGTCTCCTATCCCGCACTCTCAAGCAATCCTTACAAAAAATTGCTTACAAAATATTACACAGATGCGCAAGCCTCTGGGCTTATTAGCTTTGAGGCTAAAAGTTTTGAAGACGCGCAACACATTTGCAATAGCACGCATATTTTTGCTATGGTGGTAAATATTGGCGATTCAAAATCGCTCATCATTCACCCTGCCTCCACGACGCATTCTCAACTAAGCACTCAAGAGCTGCAAAGCGCTGGAATTACGCCCTGCACGGTGAGGCTAAGCATTGGTTTAGAATCTGCAGATGATTTAATCAATGATTTAAAGCAAGCCTTAGGTTAG